The Polyangia bacterium genome has a segment encoding these proteins:
- the folE gene encoding GTP cyclohydrolase I — MPDEAALQAAVAALLRASGLDPAADGDLAQTPARVAHLWATEFLSGYAMDAAAILGDPVVGEADPDVVVVGGLRFHSMCPHHLLPYRGVAHVAYIPNGKLVGFGRLAELVDCFTRRLTLQERATHQIADSLCRHLQARGAGCVIEAEQMCLAIPGEKHDQSGVVTSAFVGDMRERPDLKARLLAAANLGGRVR, encoded by the coding sequence GTGCCCGACGAGGCGGCGCTGCAGGCGGCAGTGGCAGCGCTGTTGCGCGCGTCGGGCCTGGACCCGGCCGCTGACGGCGATCTGGCGCAGACCCCGGCCCGTGTGGCGCACCTGTGGGCGACGGAATTTTTGTCCGGGTACGCCATGGATGCGGCGGCCATCCTGGGCGATCCGGTGGTGGGCGAGGCTGATCCCGACGTGGTGGTGGTGGGCGGCCTGCGCTTTCATTCGATGTGCCCGCACCACTTGCTGCCCTACCGCGGAGTGGCCCACGTCGCGTACATCCCGAACGGCAAGCTGGTGGGGTTCGGACGGCTGGCCGAGCTGGTCGATTGCTTCACCCGCCGCCTGACGCTGCAAGAGCGAGCCACGCACCAGATCGCCGACAGCTTGTGCCGCCACCTGCAGGCGCGCGGCGCCGGCTGCGTGATCGAAGCAGAGCAGATGTGCCTGGCCATCCCCGGCGAAAAACACGATCAATCGGGCGTCGTGACCAGCGCCTTCGTCGGCGACATGCGCGAGCGTCCCGATCTGAAGGCGCGACTGCTGGCGGCCGCGAACCTGGGCGGGCGGGTCCGATGA
- a CDS encoding DUF2203 domain-containing protein — protein MARTHFTVGDVEELIPTLERIFTDVLQLRAGLRGVEEKLDRAGGRGKRDEASAEDTGTPEVRQAKAVLRGFYEALSDEIERVKALGGQIKDIETGLVDFPGRRGSDEILLCWKLGEKQIRFWHTVDGGFGSRRPIDEQIPRAPQRLD, from the coding sequence ATGGCGCGAACGCATTTCACCGTGGGCGACGTCGAAGAGCTGATCCCGACGCTGGAACGGATCTTCACCGACGTCCTGCAGCTGCGCGCCGGCCTGCGGGGCGTGGAAGAGAAACTGGATCGCGCCGGCGGCCGCGGCAAGCGCGACGAGGCCTCGGCCGAAGACACCGGCACGCCCGAGGTGCGCCAGGCCAAAGCGGTGCTGCGCGGTTTCTACGAAGCCCTGTCCGACGAGATTGAACGGGTCAAGGCCCTGGGCGGTCAGATCAAAGACATCGAGACCGGACTGGTTGATTTTCCCGGCCGCCGCGGCAGCGATGAGATCCTGCTGTGCTGGAAGCTGGGCGAAAAGCAGATTCGTTTCTGGCATACCGTCGACGGCGGTTTCGGCTCGCGTCGCCCCATCGACGAACAGATCCCGCGCGCGCCGCAACGGCTGGACTGA